A section of the Pimelobacter simplex genome encodes:
- a CDS encoding tetratricopeptide repeat protein, translated as MADQRGRRDSGAAPRKGGSARQGGSARQGGAGRSSSTGGGKPYGSGSKPTGSGAGSGGPRRTGGAGKTGGASSSGEGRRPYSRDRDDRNEQRPDRRSKPAAGADKRRAPRSGGPGTSDQRKAREAREQRDRTAEQAVYDGPTLPEDITGAELSASVRAHLKGLPEKLAARVARHLAAAGQLVDDDPETAYQHALAAKARASRIAVVREAVGEAAYAAGHYAEALSELRAAKRMNGATAYLPIMADCHRALGNPKRALELAKSPSVAKFPSAARAEMVIVEAGARRDLGQLDAALRTLEVSPLNSKSREPWVVRLRYAYADTLEEAGRLNDALTWFHKVNAIDAEEYTDAAERAESLEKRVDRNAE; from the coding sequence GTGGCAGACCAGCGAGGCCGACGCGACAGCGGTGCGGCCCCCCGCAAGGGCGGTAGCGCGCGACAGGGCGGCAGTGCTCGACAGGGCGGTGCAGGCCGAAGCAGCTCGACCGGTGGCGGCAAGCCGTACGGGTCCGGGAGCAAGCCGACCGGCAGTGGTGCCGGCAGCGGCGGCCCCCGGCGTACCGGCGGTGCCGGCAAGACCGGTGGAGCCAGCAGCAGCGGTGAGGGTCGCAGGCCCTACAGCCGTGACCGAGACGACCGCAACGAGCAGCGCCCCGACCGGCGCAGCAAGCCGGCTGCGGGAGCGGACAAGCGCCGCGCACCGCGCAGCGGTGGCCCGGGGACGTCGGATCAGCGCAAGGCGCGCGAGGCGCGCGAGCAGCGGGATCGCACGGCCGAGCAGGCCGTGTACGACGGTCCCACGCTGCCCGAGGACATCACGGGTGCGGAGCTGAGCGCTTCGGTCCGGGCCCACCTCAAGGGTCTGCCGGAGAAGCTCGCCGCCCGTGTGGCGCGCCATCTGGCCGCGGCCGGGCAGCTCGTCGACGACGACCCGGAGACCGCCTACCAGCACGCGCTGGCGGCCAAGGCCCGGGCGTCGCGGATCGCGGTCGTGCGCGAGGCCGTCGGTGAGGCGGCCTACGCGGCCGGCCACTACGCCGAGGCGCTCTCCGAGCTGCGCGCGGCCAAGCGGATGAACGGCGCCACGGCGTACCTGCCGATCATGGCGGACTGCCACCGCGCGCTGGGCAACCCCAAGCGTGCCCTCGAGCTCGCCAAGAGCCCGTCGGTGGCCAAGTTCCCGTCGGCAGCACGCGCGGAGATGGTGATCGTCGAGGCCGGCGCTCGCCGTGACCTGGGCCAGCTCGACGCTGCCCTGCGCACGCTCGAGGTGTCCCCGCTCAACAGCAAGAGCCGGGAGCCCTGGGTGGTCCGCCTGCGTTACGCGTACGCCGACACGCTCGAGGAGGCCGGCCGGCTCAACGACGCGCTGACCTGGTTCCACAAGGTCAACGCGATCGACGCCGAGGAGTACACCGACGCCGCCGAGCGGGCGGAGTCGCTCGAGAAGCGCGTCGATCGCAACGCGGAGTAG
- a CDS encoding DUF3145 domain-containing protein: protein MSATRGVFYVHSAPSALCPHIEWAVGGVLGVPVNPDWTPQSAQSGSYRCEFSWTGKTGAAAEMASALRGWNHLRFEVTEEPTSATEGARFSYTPDLGVFHAVTGIHGDIMIPEDRLKAAVVRAALGEVTLENEIDKLLGKPWDDELETFRHAGDGAPVRWLHQVV, encoded by the coding sequence ATGAGTGCAACCAGGGGCGTCTTCTACGTCCACTCCGCGCCGTCCGCGCTGTGCCCGCACATCGAGTGGGCGGTGGGCGGCGTGCTCGGCGTACCCGTCAACCCTGACTGGACGCCGCAGTCGGCTCAGTCCGGCAGCTATCGGTGTGAGTTCTCCTGGACCGGCAAGACCGGGGCGGCGGCCGAGATGGCCTCCGCGCTGCGTGGCTGGAACCACCTCCGGTTCGAGGTCACCGAGGAGCCCACCTCGGCGACCGAGGGTGCGCGCTTCTCGTACACCCCGGACCTCGGTGTCTTCCACGCGGTCACCGGCATCCACGGCGACATCATGATCCCCGAGGACCGGCTCAAGGCGGCCGTCGTGCGCGCAGCGCTCGGCGAGGTCACCTTGGAGAACGAGATCGACAAGCTGCTCGGAAAGCCCTGGGACGACGAGCTGGAGACCTTCCGGCACGCCGGCGACGGTGCCCCCGTCCGCTGGCTGCACCAGGTGGTCTGA
- a CDS encoding serine/threonine-protein kinase, with protein sequence MTNQRIAGRYTLGRAVGQGAGGAVWMAHDEVLDRRVALKRIGTIAGVDDAVRAEREARLAAQVHHPHVVAVYDLVTDPDGTWLVMEYVDGPALSAAVREHGPLSPDAAAQLLAPVADALVQAHALGIVHRDVKPSNILTGSDGSAKLSDFGIARGAEDATLTRTGLVTGSPAYLAPEVATGAQATPASDVWAFGATLVHLLTARPPYHHDDRDNGPLAVVYRIAHEDPPLPESAGWLRPLIAAAMTKDPAARPSMAAVRDHLARVETLAEQTSYLAPVAAAPAAPAAPRRRPVGLIAALAVAAVLVVVLGGVLLATRGDDDPPAAGRDPGTTATTPPPSTASPEPPSRETLIAFARQYVATADEDPGAGFAMLTPAYQERSPTYRDFWGRMKNPRFDSVEADPAAMTVTYEYRYTFPGKGRVAERVTLHLVDQDGTLLIDDAS encoded by the coding sequence ATGACCAACCAAAGGATTGCGGGGCGCTATACCCTGGGGAGGGCGGTCGGCCAAGGCGCCGGCGGCGCGGTCTGGATGGCGCACGACGAGGTCCTGGACCGCCGGGTCGCGCTCAAGCGGATCGGCACGATCGCCGGCGTCGACGACGCCGTGCGCGCCGAGCGCGAGGCACGACTGGCCGCGCAGGTGCACCACCCCCACGTGGTCGCCGTCTACGACCTGGTCACCGATCCCGACGGCACCTGGCTCGTCATGGAGTACGTCGACGGCCCCGCCCTCTCGGCCGCGGTCCGCGAGCACGGCCCCCTCTCCCCCGACGCCGCCGCCCAGCTGCTCGCGCCCGTCGCCGACGCCCTGGTCCAGGCGCACGCGCTCGGGATCGTGCACCGCGACGTGAAGCCGTCGAACATCCTGACCGGGTCCGACGGGAGCGCGAAGCTCTCCGACTTCGGCATCGCCCGCGGGGCCGAGGACGCGACGCTGACCCGGACCGGGCTCGTCACCGGCTCCCCGGCGTACCTCGCCCCGGAGGTCGCGACCGGCGCGCAGGCGACGCCGGCCAGCGACGTCTGGGCGTTCGGCGCCACGCTCGTGCACCTGCTGACCGCGCGGCCGCCGTACCACCACGACGACCGGGACAACGGTCCGCTGGCCGTCGTCTACCGGATCGCGCACGAGGACCCGCCGCTGCCCGAGTCGGCCGGCTGGCTGCGCCCGCTCATCGCGGCGGCGATGACGAAGGACCCCGCGGCGCGGCCCTCGATGGCGGCGGTGCGCGACCACCTGGCGCGGGTCGAGACGCTCGCGGAGCAGACGTCGTACCTGGCGCCGGTCGCAGCGGCCCCGGCCGCGCCGGCTGCCCCCCGCCGCCGGCCGGTCGGGCTGATCGCGGCGCTGGCCGTGGCGGCCGTGCTGGTCGTGGTCCTCGGCGGTGTGCTGCTGGCGACCCGCGGCGACGACGACCCGCCCGCGGCCGGTCGCGACCCCGGGACGACGGCGACCACGCCGCCGCCCTCGACGGCGTCGCCCGAGCCGCCGAGCCGGGAGACGCTCATCGCGTTCGCTCGCCAGTACGTCGCCACGGCGGACGAGGACCCCGGTGCCGGGTTCGCGATGCTGACCCCCGCCTACCAGGAGCGCAGCCCCACCTACCGCGACTTCTGGGGGCGGATGAAGAACCCCCGGTTCGACTCGGTCGAGGCCGATCCGGCGGCGATGACGGTGACCTACGAGTACCGCTACACCTTCCCCGGCAAGGGGCGGGTCGCCGAGCGGGTGACGCTGCACCTGGTCGACCAGGACGGCACGCTCCTCATCGACGACGCCTCCTGA
- a CDS encoding beta-ketoacyl-[acyl-carrier-protein] synthase family protein translates to MSRTRVVVTGLGTTSPLGGDVASTWEGLLAGRSGVRPLGDMAEGLPVTIGAPAAVDPTEVLDRVVARRLDRSSQLALVAALEAWADSGLDVVKDAGELDGDRFGVAFASGIGGVHTLLSNHEVLLEKGPRRVSPISVPMLMANAPAATISLKLGARGPVNTPVSACASGNEAVSLAADQIRLGRVDVAIAGGTEAAIHPLPIAAFANMMALSKNDGDPTTVSRPFDTARDGFVLGEGAGALVLESLEHAQARGARIYAEVLGTGITADAHDIAQPDPAGRGGARAIRLAVQDAGVAPSDIAHVNAHATSTPQGDVAESLMLHAVLGSAANDLVVSATKSMTGHLLGGAGALEAVATVLAIKNRTAPPTINLDEQDPRVELDVATKPRDLPLGDIAAINNSFGFGGANVAVVFGSVS, encoded by the coding sequence ATGTCCCGCACTCGTGTCGTCGTGACCGGCCTGGGCACCACCAGCCCGCTCGGCGGCGATGTCGCCAGCACCTGGGAGGGCCTGCTCGCCGGTCGCTCGGGGGTTCGTCCCCTCGGCGACATGGCGGAGGGTCTCCCCGTGACCATCGGCGCCCCGGCCGCCGTCGACCCCACCGAGGTCCTCGACCGCGTCGTCGCCCGTCGGCTCGACCGCTCCTCGCAGCTCGCCCTCGTGGCGGCGCTCGAGGCGTGGGCCGACTCCGGGCTCGACGTCGTCAAGGACGCAGGTGAGCTCGACGGCGACCGGTTCGGCGTCGCCTTCGCCTCGGGCATCGGCGGCGTGCACACGCTGCTGTCCAACCACGAGGTCCTGCTCGAGAAGGGTCCGCGCCGGGTCTCCCCGATCTCGGTCCCGATGCTGATGGCCAACGCCCCGGCCGCCACGATCAGCCTCAAGCTCGGCGCCCGCGGCCCGGTCAACACGCCGGTCTCCGCGTGCGCCTCCGGCAACGAGGCGGTCTCGCTGGCCGCCGACCAGATCCGGCTCGGCCGGGTCGACGTCGCGATCGCCGGCGGCACGGAGGCGGCCATCCACCCGCTGCCGATCGCCGCGTTCGCCAACATGATGGCGCTGTCCAAGAACGACGGCGACCCCACCACCGTCTCGCGACCCTTCGACACCGCCCGGGACGGCTTCGTCCTCGGTGAGGGCGCCGGCGCCCTCGTGCTGGAGTCGCTGGAGCACGCCCAGGCGCGCGGTGCCCGGATCTACGCCGAGGTCCTCGGCACCGGCATCACCGCCGACGCCCACGACATCGCCCAGCCCGACCCGGCCGGCCGCGGCGGCGCTCGCGCCATCCGCCTCGCCGTCCAGGACGCCGGGGTGGCGCCGAGCGACATCGCCCACGTCAACGCCCACGCGACCTCGACGCCGCAGGGCGACGTCGCCGAGTCGCTCATGCTCCACGCCGTCCTCGGCTCGGCCGCCAACGACCTCGTCGTCTCGGCCACCAAGTCGATGACCGGTCACCTCCTCGGCGGTGCCGGTGCGCTCGAGGCCGTCGCCACGGTCCTCGCGATCAAGAACCGCACCGCTCCCCCGACGATCAACCTCGACGAGCAGGACCCGCGGGTCGAGCTCGACGTGGCGACCAAGCCCCGGGACCTCCCGCTGGGCGACATCGCCGCGATCAACAACTCCTTCGGCTTCGGTGGCGCCAACGTCGCCGTGGTCTTCGGGTCGGTCAGCTGA
- a CDS encoding alpha/beta fold hydrolase gives MTFPGTRIAEQPKRPTLEGSVAVRDGRRLSFAEYGSPRGPAIVWMHGTPGARRQIPVDARAYAAEAGVRIIGIDRPGIGSSTPYLYPDVRDWTADLALLLDALAIDTLRVIGLSGGGPYALAAGAAMPERVRGVGVLGGVAPTRGPDAAEGGIIRLAVHAAPVLAATRVPLGMALTGAIRTVKPLAGPALDLYAAVQPPGDKNLLGRPEFKAMFLDDLLNGSRFQTSAPLADLLLFTRDWGFALDDVRVPVRWWHGNDDHIVPFRHGQHCVDRLPDATMTTIDGESHLGGLGIAQKVMAELLALGA, from the coding sequence ATGACGTTCCCCGGGACCCGGATCGCCGAGCAGCCCAAGCGGCCCACGCTGGAGGGCAGCGTGGCGGTGCGCGACGGGCGGCGGCTGAGCTTCGCCGAGTACGGCTCCCCGCGGGGGCCGGCGATCGTCTGGATGCACGGGACGCCGGGCGCCCGGCGCCAGATCCCCGTCGACGCCCGCGCGTACGCCGCGGAGGCCGGCGTGCGGATCATCGGCATCGACCGGCCCGGGATCGGCTCGTCGACGCCGTACCTCTACCCGGACGTGCGGGACTGGACCGCGGACCTGGCGCTCCTGCTCGACGCCCTGGCGATCGACACCCTGCGGGTGATCGGTCTCTCCGGTGGCGGGCCCTACGCCCTCGCGGCCGGTGCCGCGATGCCCGAGCGGGTGCGCGGGGTCGGTGTCCTCGGCGGCGTGGCGCCCACCCGGGGGCCGGACGCGGCCGAGGGCGGCATCATCCGACTCGCGGTGCATGCTGCCCCCGTGCTGGCCGCGACCCGGGTACCGCTGGGGATGGCGCTGACCGGCGCGATCCGCACCGTGAAGCCGCTGGCCGGCCCCGCGCTCGACCTGTACGCCGCGGTGCAGCCGCCGGGCGACAAGAACCTGCTGGGCCGCCCGGAGTTCAAGGCGATGTTCCTCGACGACCTGCTCAACGGCAGCCGGTTCCAGACCTCGGCGCCGCTGGCGGACCTGCTGCTGTTCACCCGGGACTGGGGCTTCGCGCTGGACGACGTCCGGGTGCCGGTGCGCTGGTGGCACGGCAACGACGACCACATCGTGCCCTTCCGGCACGGCCAGCACTGCGTGGACCGGCTCCCGGACGCGACGATGACCACGATCGACGGGGAGAGCCACCTCGGCGGCCTCGGCATCGCCCAGAAGGTGATGGCCGAGCTCCTGGCGCTCGGCGCCTGA
- a CDS encoding aminoglycoside phosphotransferase family protein yields the protein MTTTTWTSAIWGTAAFRAELRDFVSGAVGEPDRIELVAHRPWSAVWRVTAAGRTSYAKQNCPGQAHEARLQVELARWVPSYVAPVLAADPVRDLLLTADLGPTLAARGGIADIATWCRIVRTGAELQRLLVPRAAGLGLTRMLPTDATTYVADAVGRLGALPPGDPRRLAPAAAAHLEVLLPAVDRWADQVDDLGLPLTLLHNDLHAANVVAGPDGLRLLDFADAVLGDPLAALTVPLTMAQRELGLAPDDRGLRRIADAAIDVWTDIAPAPALRAVLPAALQLGRLAKVESWRRCVATMTPGERLVDGAAPAERLARLLEPTPITPAAPLG from the coding sequence ATGACCACCACCACCTGGACGAGCGCGATCTGGGGCACGGCCGCGTTCCGTGCCGAGCTGCGCGACTTCGTGTCCGGTGCGGTCGGCGAGCCGGACCGGATCGAGCTCGTCGCCCACCGGCCGTGGTCGGCGGTGTGGCGGGTCACGGCGGCGGGGCGGACGTCGTACGCCAAGCAGAACTGTCCGGGCCAGGCCCACGAGGCCCGCCTCCAGGTCGAGCTGGCCCGCTGGGTCCCGTCGTACGTCGCCCCGGTGCTGGCCGCCGATCCCGTCCGCGACCTGCTCCTCACCGCCGACCTCGGCCCCACCCTGGCTGCCCGCGGCGGCATCGCCGACATCGCCACCTGGTGCCGCATCGTCCGCACGGGCGCCGAGCTCCAGCGCCTCCTCGTCCCGCGCGCGGCCGGCCTCGGCCTGACCCGGATGCTGCCCACCGACGCCACGACGTACGTCGCCGACGCGGTCGGCCGCCTCGGCGCGCTCCCGCCCGGCGACCCCCGCCGCCTCGCGCCCGCGGCGGCTGCCCACCTCGAGGTGCTGCTGCCCGCCGTCGACCGCTGGGCCGACCAGGTCGACGACCTGGGCCTGCCCCTGACCCTGCTCCACAACGACCTGCACGCGGCCAACGTGGTCGCCGGCCCCGACGGCCTGCGCCTCCTCGACTTCGCCGACGCCGTCCTCGGCGACCCCCTCGCCGCGCTGACCGTCCCCCTCACCATGGCCCAGCGCGAGCTCGGCCTGGCTCCCGACGACCGCGGCCTGCGCCGGATCGCCGACGCCGCGATCGACGTCTGGACCGATATCGCCCCGGCCCCCGCCCTCCGCGCCGTCCTCCCCGCCGCCCTCCAGCTCGGCCGCCTGGCCAAGGTCGAGTCGTGGCGCCGCTGCGTCGCGACGATGACGCCGGGCGAGCGCCTGGTCGACGGCGCCGCACCCGCCGAGCGGCTGGCCCGCCTCCTGGAGCCGACGCCGATCACGCCCGCGGCCCCACTAGGGTGA
- a CDS encoding PIG-L deacetylase family protein — protein MAETPAPLDPLNEDWERALCVVAHPDDMEFGAAAAVARWTGQGKNVVYCMVTSGEAGIDGLAPDACRAVREEEQVRSAAVVGVDVVDFLHQPDGVLEYGVALRAVIAESVRRHRPDIVITGNFRDTWGGRNLNQADHIAVGRAVLDAVRDAGNRWVFADQLTDGLDPWGGVREVWAFGSPESTHAVDTTATFDAGVTSLEAHAAYIDGLGWENWDPREFLEGMARATGSRLGVTFAAPFEVFPMGWGE, from the coding sequence ATGGCCGAGACCCCCGCCCCGCTGGACCCGCTGAACGAGGACTGGGAGCGCGCCCTGTGCGTCGTCGCGCACCCCGACGACATGGAGTTCGGCGCCGCCGCCGCGGTCGCGCGCTGGACCGGCCAGGGCAAGAACGTCGTCTACTGCATGGTCACCAGCGGCGAGGCCGGCATCGACGGCCTCGCCCCCGACGCCTGCCGCGCCGTGCGCGAGGAGGAGCAGGTCCGCTCCGCCGCGGTCGTCGGCGTCGACGTCGTCGACTTCCTGCACCAGCCCGACGGCGTCCTCGAGTACGGCGTCGCGCTGCGCGCCGTGATCGCCGAGTCGGTCCGCCGGCACCGGCCGGACATCGTGATCACCGGCAACTTCCGCGACACCTGGGGCGGGCGCAACCTCAACCAGGCCGACCACATCGCGGTGGGGCGCGCGGTGCTGGACGCCGTACGGGACGCGGGGAACCGGTGGGTCTTCGCCGACCAGCTCACCGACGGCCTCGATCCCTGGGGCGGCGTCCGCGAGGTCTGGGCCTTCGGCTCCCCCGAGTCGACCCACGCGGTCGACACGACCGCCACCTTCGACGCCGGCGTGACCTCCCTCGAGGCGCACGCGGCGTACATCGACGGGTTGGGGTGGGAGAACTGGGACCCGCGGGAGTTCCTCGAGGGCATGGCCCGCGCCACCGGCAGCCGCCTCGGCGTCACGTTCGCGGCGCCGTTCGAGGTGTTCCCGATGGGGTGGGGCGAGTAG
- a CDS encoding acyl-CoA carboxylase subunit beta: MMAATGTVDGARVVAFCSDATVMGGAMGNDGCTVVVDAYHRALTDRIPIIGLWHSGGARLAEGVLSLHAVGRIFEVMTRASGVIPQVSVVLGPAAGGAAYGPALTDVVILGPEGRIFVTGPEVVRSVTGEAVDMLRLGGPEPHGRRSGVVHVVTTSEEEALGKARSVAALVGAQGRLDATAVPDTDLGALLPESRKRAYDVHPLVTGILDDDSSVELHAGWAPNIVTALGRLGGRTVGVVANNPLRLGGCLDSPSAEKAARFVRMCDAFGIPLLVVVDVPGYLPGVGQEWDGVVRRGAKLLHAFAECEVPRVTLVTRKSYGGAYIAMNSRSLGATKVFAWPGAEIAVMGPLAAVRILHRRRLAEVAPELRDQVEAELADEHERIAGGVERAVEIGVVDEIVDPASTRSALTAAFLEAVHAQGVRRGTHGNIPL, from the coding sequence ATGATGGCCGCGACCGGCACGGTCGACGGCGCTCGCGTGGTGGCGTTCTGCTCGGACGCCACCGTCATGGGTGGCGCGATGGGCAACGACGGCTGCACCGTGGTCGTCGATGCCTATCACCGCGCGCTCACCGACCGCATCCCGATCATCGGGCTGTGGCACTCCGGTGGCGCGCGTCTCGCCGAGGGCGTGCTCTCCCTGCACGCCGTCGGCCGGATCTTCGAGGTGATGACCCGGGCCTCCGGCGTCATCCCCCAGGTCTCGGTGGTGCTCGGCCCGGCCGCGGGTGGCGCGGCGTACGGCCCGGCCCTGACCGACGTGGTGATCCTCGGCCCCGAGGGCCGGATCTTCGTCACCGGTCCCGAGGTCGTCCGCTCGGTGACGGGCGAGGCCGTCGACATGCTGCGCCTGGGCGGCCCCGAGCCGCACGGGCGCCGCTCCGGCGTCGTCCACGTCGTCACCACCTCCGAGGAGGAGGCGCTCGGCAAGGCCCGCTCCGTGGCCGCGCTCGTCGGCGCCCAGGGTCGCCTCGACGCGACCGCCGTGCCCGACACCGACCTCGGCGCGCTGCTCCCCGAGTCCCGCAAGCGGGCCTACGACGTGCACCCGCTCGTCACCGGCATCCTCGACGACGACTCCAGCGTCGAGCTCCACGCCGGCTGGGCGCCCAACATCGTCACCGCCCTGGGTCGCCTCGGCGGTCGCACCGTCGGCGTGGTGGCCAACAACCCGCTGCGCCTCGGCGGCTGCCTCGACTCCCCCTCGGCCGAGAAGGCCGCCCGCTTCGTGCGGATGTGCGACGCCTTCGGCATCCCGCTGCTCGTCGTGGTCGACGTGCCCGGCTACCTGCCCGGCGTCGGCCAGGAGTGGGACGGCGTCGTACGCCGTGGCGCCAAGCTGCTCCACGCGTTCGCCGAGTGCGAGGTCCCCAGGGTCACCCTGGTCACCCGCAAGTCCTACGGCGGCGCCTACATCGCGATGAACTCGCGCTCCCTCGGCGCGACCAAGGTCTTCGCCTGGCCCGGCGCCGAGATCGCCGTGATGGGCCCGCTGGCCGCCGTCCGGATCCTGCACCGCCGGCGCCTCGCCGAGGTCGCCCCCGAGCTGCGCGACCAGGTCGAGGCCGAGCTGGCCGACGAGCACGAGCGGATCGCCGGCGGCGTCGAGCGCGCCGTCGAGATCGGTGTCGTCGACGAGATCGTCGACCCCGCCAGCACCCGCTCCGCGCTGACGGCCGCCTTCCTCGAGGCGGTCCACGCCCAGGGTGTGCGCCGCGGCACCCACGGCAACATCCCGCTGTAG
- a CDS encoding DNA adenine methylase has protein sequence MIKYLGSKRTLVPVLGEMAVATGARTAVDLFTGTTRVAQEFKRRGIEVTAADLASYSAVLSDCFIATDADAVDLDALDAELARLDAVTGRSGYVTETFCERARFFQPKNGRRIDAIRDAIERDHPEGSPLRPVLLTSLMLAADRVDSTTGVQMAYLKQWAPRAHADLRLRRPDLLPGPGTTQRGDAMVLVDDLPATDLAYVDPPYNQHRYFANYHIWETLVRWDAPEHYGIACKRVDVRERRSVFNSRRTMPAALADLLGRLRAEVVVVSYNDEAWVTPDEMTRFLRDAGHAEVALLAFDSKRYVGAQIGIHNAAGKRVGEVGRLRNVEYLFVAGPPDRVAAAVSAGEPSLPR, from the coding sequence GTGATCAAGTACCTCGGCTCGAAGCGCACGCTCGTGCCCGTGCTGGGGGAGATGGCCGTGGCGACGGGTGCGCGGACGGCCGTCGACCTGTTCACCGGTACGACGCGCGTCGCCCAGGAGTTCAAGCGGCGGGGGATCGAGGTGACGGCGGCCGACCTGGCGTCGTACTCGGCGGTGCTGAGCGACTGCTTCATCGCGACCGATGCCGACGCGGTCGACCTCGACGCGCTGGACGCCGAGCTGGCCCGGCTCGACGCGGTCACGGGGAGGAGTGGCTACGTCACCGAGACGTTCTGCGAGCGGGCGCGCTTCTTCCAGCCCAAGAACGGCCGCCGGATCGACGCGATCCGCGACGCGATCGAGCGCGACCACCCCGAGGGGAGCCCGCTGCGGCCGGTGCTGCTGACGAGCCTGATGCTCGCCGCGGACCGGGTCGACTCGACCACGGGCGTGCAGATGGCCTACCTCAAGCAGTGGGCGCCGCGCGCGCACGCCGACCTCCGGCTGCGCCGTCCCGATCTCCTCCCCGGCCCCGGTACGACGCAGCGCGGTGACGCGATGGTCCTCGTCGACGACCTGCCGGCCACCGACCTCGCCTACGTCGACCCGCCCTACAACCAGCACCGCTACTTCGCGAACTACCACATCTGGGAGACCCTCGTCCGCTGGGACGCCCCCGAGCACTACGGCATCGCGTGCAAGCGCGTCGACGTGCGCGAGCGGCGCAGCGTCTTCAACAGCCGCCGGACGATGCCGGCCGCGCTCGCCGACCTGCTCGGCCGGCTGCGGGCCGAGGTGGTCGTGGTGTCCTACAACGACGAGGCGTGGGTGACGCCCGACGAGATGACCCGGTTCCTGCGCGATGCGGGCCATGCCGAGGTCGCGCTGCTGGCCTTCGACAGCAAGCGGTACGTCGGCGCGCAGATCGGCATCCACAACGCCGCCGGCAAGCGGGTCGGCGAGGTCGGCCGGCTGCGCAACGTGGAGTACCTCTTCGTCGCCGGTCCTCCCGACCGGGTCGCGGCCGCGGTCAGCGCTGGCGAGCCGTCGCTCCCGCGATGA
- the tyrS gene encoding tyrosine--tRNA ligase, whose protein sequence is MSVDPNLLADLEWRGLLAESTDRDALRTALSEGSVRFYVGFDPTAPSLHMGNLVQIVTAMRLQRGGHTPYALVGGATGMIGDPRDSGERTLNSLDTVQEWTARVRGQIEPFLSFEGDNAATMVNNHDWTGGLSVIDFLRDIGKHFPVNRMLARETVKRRLESGISYTEFSYVLLQSMDYLTLFRERGVTLQFGGSDQWGNLTGGVELIRRAEGGSAHAFATPLITKADGTKYGKTEGGALWLDPQMLAPYAFHQFWLNVEDEKVGELLRVFTFLPREEIEALEARHAEKPFLREAQKVLADEVTTLVHGKDETENAKAAAQALFGTGDVTALSAATLEAALGEAGAVDVDGGAGIPDVVELLTLTGLAKSKGEARRTVAEGGAYVNNVRVEDPEHVADRADLIGGSWLVLRRGKKRFAGVRVR, encoded by the coding sequence GTGTCCGTCGACCCGAACCTCCTCGCCGATCTCGAGTGGCGCGGCCTCCTGGCCGAGTCCACCGACCGCGACGCCCTGCGCACAGCGCTGAGCGAGGGGAGCGTCCGGTTCTATGTGGGCTTCGACCCGACGGCGCCGAGCCTGCACATGGGCAACCTGGTCCAGATCGTCACCGCGATGCGGCTCCAGCGCGGCGGGCACACGCCGTACGCGCTGGTGGGTGGGGCCACCGGCATGATCGGCGACCCGCGCGACTCGGGGGAGCGCACGCTCAACTCCCTCGACACCGTGCAGGAGTGGACCGCGCGCGTGCGCGGCCAGATCGAGCCCTTCCTCTCCTTCGAGGGGGACAACGCGGCCACGATGGTCAACAACCACGACTGGACCGGGGGACTGTCGGTCATCGACTTCCTCCGCGACATCGGCAAGCACTTCCCGGTCAACCGCATGCTGGCGCGCGAGACGGTCAAGCGCCGGCTCGAGTCGGGCATCAGCTACACCGAGTTCTCCTACGTGCTGCTGCAGTCGATGGACTACCTGACGCTCTTCCGCGAGCGCGGCGTCACCCTCCAGTTCGGCGGCTCCGACCAGTGGGGCAACCTCACCGGCGGCGTCGAGCTGATCCGCCGCGCCGAGGGCGGCAGCGCCCACGCGTTCGCCACGCCGCTCATCACCAAGGCCGACGGCACCAAGTACGGCAAGACCGAGGGCGGCGCCCTCTGGCTCGACCCGCAGATGCTGGCGCCCTACGCCTTCCACCAGTTCTGGCTCAACGTCGAGGACGAGAAGGTCGGCGAGCTGCTCCGCGTCTTCACCTTCCTCCCGCGCGAGGAGATCGAGGCGCTCGAGGCACGCCATGCCGAGAAGCCCTTCCTTCGCGAGGCCCAGAAGGTGCTCGCCGACGAGGTGACCACGCTGGTGCACGGCAAGGACGAGACCGAGAACGCCAAGGCCGCCGCCCAGGCGCTCTTCGGCACCGGTGACGTCACCGCCCTCTCCGCCGCCACGCTCGAGGCGGCGCTGGGCGAGGCCGGCGCGGTCGACGTCGACGGGGGAGCGGGCATCCCCGACGTCGTCGAGCTGCTGACGCTCACCGGTCTGGCCAAGTCCAAGGGGGAGGCCCGGCGCACCGTCGCCGAGGGCGGCGCCTACGTCAACAACGTGCGCGTGGAGGACCCCGAGCACGTGGCCGACCGGGCCGACCTGATCGGCGGCTCATGGCTGGTGCTGCGCCGCGGCAAGAAGCGGTTCGCCGGCGTACGGGTGCGCTGA